The DNA sequence TATTCGTACTTATATTCCAAATGATAgcaaaatttgaattgtttggtAATCATGTAAACTCCATATATTATGATGATGGTGTATATCTCCTAAAAGTGTGCTGATCTAAGGTAGGAAGTCAATGGTATGGCTTAGTACCCTTTATCCCTCAAGCAAATTTTAAATGGGggattgaaaataattaagcatatggaggaggagaaggaggtCCACAAATATTAATGGAACAAGAATCTTTAGTCCATGACTTTTAGGCCTTtttgagtatatatattttaaaaaattttattcatcatttcacacatcacacattatatttatttttatttttatttttttctcttattaaatgtatgatgtatagatattgaatagaataatttaattagtttaagaataaaacaaaaaaattaaaaaaaattaaaaaaattaaaaaaatatatagtatgtagtgtttgaaaataataaatagtaaaacttatatatttttgtaataaataatttttggaaCAAAAGCATTGGGTGCTTTCCGTTTTccaaagagttttgctacacaacctccaccacactccacactccacacttttttaaattttttaaatttttaatattttttttaaatttttttttgagtttattctttttaaattatttcaaattttttattcattattcatataataaatatttaataaaagaaaaaaataataaaaattaaaaataatgtgaagtgtggaggttgcgtgaatagtaggaagttgagtagattttttgttttccaaatcCCAATTACAAATAGGTCTGTAAATTGGCGTCCACTACAGGGGCATTTGGGGGGTACGAACGTTATAAAAAGAATCACAGGCAGAAAAAGCCTAGAAAGGAAGTTTCTTTGTTCCTCATCAAAATCACGCACGCACACGAACACGGTTTGCTTGGCTGTCTTCTTTGATGTTTTTCTTATGATCCAGAAGAATCACAGCCCAAGCTCGAAGACTTGATAAAGTTTCGAGTTTTTGCCtttgatttcttttcctttcccctTTTTTCTGGTTTTGAAGAAGAAGCAACTGCTCGCTATTTAGTAGATTACGTCGTGATTCGGCAGGCATTGAAGGGATCCAGTTTCAGAGGTAATAAGGTCTGTTCGTTGGATGCCATATTAAATACGATTTTTCCATGAAAATCGATTCAGAAGCATATATATGAGCATTTATTGGAACGGATGGCCTCCCAACGGCATCCACAGGCTCAGCTTTTAATTCTTCCATTAATTCCAGAATTCCGAGCTCTCTCTGATTCTCTCTGAGTCTCTCTGTCTTTCTCTTTACTCTTACTCTCAAAGTATACAAATTTTTCATCCGGctcttcaaaatttcaaatattaacttCTCTGTTTGATTTTTTCCTTTACGTTTAGCAGCAGAACGGGTTATGATTACTTGCTGCGGGTTAAACCCAGTTCAGGTTCAGGTTGGCCTCAATTCCTCTCCATAGTGAGGACGATTCCTCATTACAGAATGGTGTTTTTCCCCCTTGCGATCATACTTTTGATTGTCTACCCAACTGCATCCGAAAACTCAACTGGTGCGGGGAACTCAGGCTCCTGTAAAAACTACAACTCTTGCGGAGCTAATCAACCTGTACAGTACCCATTTGGGTTCTCGAGATCGTGCCCGATTCAATTAACGTGCGCCAACAACTCGGATATCCGAATCGGCGAATTCCGAGTCCTTAACATAACCTCAAGCAGCATCATCGTCGATCTCCCGACGGAATGTAACCGTTCTATAGAATTGATCAAACCGCTCTTCGGCACCAACTACGCGCTGACATCGGGGAACAGCCTCCTCCTTCAGAGCTGTACCTCCCAGTCAAACGCCTGCATGGTACCCACCAGCTTCGTCCGTAACCTGATCGATGTTAAGACCTGCAATTCCAAGAGCGATAATATAAGCTGCTTCGCCGACGAGAGTAAAGGGAAAGCGGAGATCATGAGCTACAAGAACGTGACTTTGAAGAAGTGCAAGTTCCTGTTCTCGTCCGTCTTGCTTCACTCGGATGGGAACGAATCGCTGGTTTCGCTCCAGTTCCAGAGGGTTGAGCTGGGGTGGTGGCTCGAAGGGAAGTGTAATTGTTCTGTTGATTCCGACTGTACTCCGGTTTCGACTCCCGGCGGGAAGAGAGGGTTCCGGTGCATGTGTAAAGATGGGTTTAGCGGTGACGGGTTCTCCAGCGGCAGCGGTTGCCGGAAACGTGAGTCAACTCGCCGAGTCTTGtatcttttatttgtatttttattgttggatGGCGTAATTGGGAAATTGCGTGAGTGGGACCGATATGACAAAggataatcaataaaaaaacgACACGTCATTGACTTTTATTAGTCTTAAGTCCAAGGTCGTACAGACGTAAATTCGGACCGTTGAGAAACAATGGTCACTTTGATGGAGCCCCGTAGAAAGATAAGCCCTTCTGACGAGGGGAGGAGGGCAGGGGGGCAAATTTGGTATTTTATGTTGATATATGTGGTTCGCACTagtctcatttataatttttgcttctagaaaatagaaatcatacttaaaaaaaagaagtttgaattatctcatatcatataatcattataattttattaaatttttacacaaaatataataaataatttaattttttaaaattttaaaattaaaataatattaaaaaattatattataacaatattttattcaacttttaataaaatattttatttcatctcatctgaacagtgtaaccaaacgagaccttagaaTACATAAtagaccaaaaaaataaaaaataaaaagaagtcaAAAGCATGTTTGCATTTCCTTTCAGTTGTTTATGGAGTGATTTAGGGGAATCACATGTTTAAGTTATGGATAGGTTTGGACTTGGAATCAACAAAGTCAAAAAAGGAGATAAGACAGACCTTGtgctaataatatatttatgaattgaAATCTTCTATGATTTTCTGAATATAATCAAACTCCAAATTACTGTTTTGCTCTTttgctttttggtttttcataAAAGGAAGAAGCTAAGTATTTGATGTGGTCTTTTGTCTTGCAAAGTTATATACATCTGTAATTAATGACCTTTTGATGTAACTCAATTGAAACTTTTTGCAGTTTCTGATTGCAATTCTGCAAGGTACCTGTCTGGCCATTGTGGACGTATGTCTAGAGTTAGTCTTCTCCTTGGAGGTAAGTCTTCTGTTGTTAACTTGCAGAAACCTACTTTGCTAGATGAATGATGAAAAGTTTAGTATAGTTCAACTTTCCTTCTTCAACCCGACATTTCTTTTAGCTAATTTGAGGAATGACAAAAACTTCTGGAAAATATTTCTCTCCTTGTTTCTGGTTTGAATTTTTCTCATAGTTTTCTGCTAACAAGAAACATCAGAACACTTTCTATTAAATGTTTTCAGGTCTTTGCATCTGAAAATTAACAGGAATATTACTTAGTCTGAGGAGGTTCATATCCCTATCATgatttttatcatctcaactcatctcactattattcactgctattcataaatttcaacacacaaatttcactactattcacaaatcatctcaattcatctcatctcatctccataTATCCCACGGTGTTAACTGCAGTGTAGTTAGGCCTAAAGAATTTTGAGTTGGCAAATTGATCCACATCCTTTGTTTTTTAGGGATTGTTGCTGGAGCTTGTATCATGGCTTGTCTGTCTATGACATGTTACTTTGTTCGGCGCCGCTCCACTTGTTTGAAAAATCGAATGAGTACAATACGCCTCCTTTGCGAAGCAGCTGGCAACTCCAGTGTTCCTTTGTATCCTTacagagaaatagaaagagccACTAATTGTTTCTCAGAGAGACAGAGACTCGGGACTGGGGCCTTTGGTACGGTTTATGCAGGAAAGCTTCAAGATGATGAGTGGGTTGCCATAAAAAAGATCAAATATAGAGATACCAACAGTATTGACCAAGTTCTGAATGAGATCAAGCTTCTTTCCTCTGTGAGCCACCCAAATCTAGTTCGCCTTTTAGGTTGCTGCATAGAGGAGGGTGAACAGATCCTTGTCTATGAATTTATGCCTAATGGAACTCTCTCAGAGCATCTACAAAGAGAGAGGGGCAACGGACTCCCGTGGACAATAAGGCTCACAATTGCTGCTGAAACTGCTCATGCCATTGCATATCTCCACTCTGCCATGAATCCACCGATTTACCATAGAGACATCAAATCGAGCAATATATTATTGGATCACAGCTTCAAATCAAAGGTAGCCGATTTTGGCCTTTCTAGACTGGGCATGACAGAGACATCACACATCTCAACGGCCCCGCAAGGGACTCCAGGATATGTTGATCCTCAATACCATCAGAACTTCCATCTCTCTGATAGAAGTGACGTTTACAGTTTTGGGGTGGTTTTATTAGAGATCATAACTGCATTGAAAGTAGTTGATTTTGGTCGACCTCCTAGTGAGGTGAATTTGGCAGCACTTGCTATTGATAGAATTGGGAGGGATTGTGTGGATGAGATAATCGATCCTTTCCTTGAGCCACATAGGGATGCTTGGACACTTTATTCTGTTCACAAGGTGGCTGAGCTTGCATTCAGATGCCTTGCTTTCCATAGTGAAATGAGGCCTTCTATGGTGGAAGTGGCAGAAGAGTTGGAGCACATCAGGCGCAGCGGGTGGGCATTCGAGGAAAACATGTGCATATCGTTTTCAGTGGCATCCTCTTGCTCATCACCACGTAATGGAAGCGGGAAATCACTAGGAGGCATGACAGTTGGGAAGGCAGAGTTAGGGAGTCGGAGATCATCAATTGTTTCACAAGCGAACGAGGCTTTAATGGTGGAGACAAAGGATAGCTCCCCTGTTTCTATGCATGATCCTTGGTTAAGTGAGCAGAGCTCCCCTTCAACAAACAGCTTGTTGGGTAACGTAGTTCGATGATATTAATGCTGCCTGCTTCTTTTGGGTTCGTAGCTTTATGTTGTCTTGTGAATGCCACACAAGTACGCTAGAGCTTTCCCTTACCGGCCTTACTGCTTGCTTATACATTAATGCCATCAGATATTACTAACAATGTTAAGGGATAGACATACTTTCATTACTAAAgagtttacttatatatattttatataaagtagAAAGATTAATCTATGATTCAGTGTTAAAGTATGCTTGTTGGATTCCCTTACCGTTGCTTTCTCATTGCCTGTATGTCAGAAAATGAGTCAGATGAGCAACCCTTAAGCTGCTTTCCTTTTGTTCATTCCTTAACATGTCTTAACACAAAAGAATATCAGAAGAAGcagtagaaataataaatttattaacatggatcccaaagttttttgttatataatattaggtttcttaatatggaatctaaggtgaaaaaaaaaaaaaaatcatttaaggatgatgatctatatgaaaaatagtttagAAGTTTTATCCTCTAAacttcattgagcaagaaaaaatttatttaagatctcaattatattattaatgtgacatgaaaatatctagattttacatgaaacttaTTTAACTTGATTACGCACTAGAATGTAAGATTACattctaaaagatcacttgatagattttatgaaaaaaaaatgaattttaaatatttcattacaaaataataatagatgaatattattccataaaatattatcatcataaatatgaaactatattaagttgtgtttttagaattttatttttacgtgTATAGTAAATTATTGAGATCTAGtttcatatatagttatattttctgaatttttaatctctttcttattttacttaaatgTGTTACATGATAGAAAAGTTCTcccaagaaagaaaatttttttcttggttggaTTCGATCCCACCTATGCATGCAATTTCTTCTTCCCGCGACTGAGAAGGAATGAGCAGTTACCCGCCATATACACCACCTCTCACAGCTACATTCTCATTAACAGCTCTTCCTTGTTTTTACTGCTAACATGACTGCTTGTTTTTGTAACATGCAATTgatatataaacacacaaatttcaaatcatacTTGGTAACGggatgaaattataattatcagtTTGACTATAACAGATATTTGCTTATTAAGCAATATGGGTTTTTTAAAACGCTACCCATTGTGTTTGAGTTaaaagtttaaccaaattaatataaaataattttaggactTTTCTATCAATGGTTGCCGGTTGGGCCTTTGACAATTACtatcaaaatagaaataatgttACAAGTTCGAGTCACGAAAGGAGAACTCTTTAAGCTGGATTAAAATGTATTGATACTATGCATGAGCATGGTGTCAAAGTGACTCAAACtattgaatattgatagatGAATGAAGTCGTTATCGGGCCAGTGTCGATAAAGTGGGCTGTAATGGATGTAGGATTTGGAAGAATGGTAGAATCTTATGATCCCTCAAACTACTCAAACAATCCACTATCTTAGATAAATGAGGTCACCTCCAGTTTTATCATTGAAGCATTCCTAATTTCCCACACCTTTATTTCTTCAACCAATCGGATCCAAAGGGACATTAAGGCAGCATTTGGATCTTAAGgtaagttgagttaagttgtgaatagtagtattttgtagATCtcattgagataaatttaattttttcaggttgagatgagttttaactttttaggttgaaatatataaagtaagtttagatgagtttaatttttttatgaaaaaaaaaaagtgggtcataTCAATGATTAGTctgagatgagttgattttGATTGAACAACCAAACATAGCCCGTTTCAATAGCCAAAACCTTTAGTAGGAGTTTTAGGATTGAAAAATGCTAGGGAGCCTGATTTGGGCTACCCATTTTTTTTTGCCCAattgggcattttattttttttagtttttttaactaagtgattaagaaaatattgtttaataatattgtgaatttttttaaatatttaaaagtattaaaaaaatgatgtgaaaaaaaatcaaacccaaatcgGGCTCCCTAGCAGTGACCTGTAGGATTTCATATACTTTTCTTCTCAAACATCCAGAACATCTGCAGTGTAAAAGATATCCAATtataaacacaattttttttcaaacatctaATCTTTGTTTGAAACTTTGTCAAGGAATTTAATTCAGGAAAAACCAGACTTGATTTCGATCTCACGGATTTCTACATGAAACCATGCAACAATTGGGTGCTGAAAACTAAAAAATTCAAGTATCAATTTACCATCACGAATTCTTATTCATCCATGGTCTCCAATACCCCATTATTTATACAATGAAATACATTATCGCATGCATATTAATAACACAAAAAGGGCTATAGATATGTGGTCTGATTGACATAATCTCCAGCCTCCAAAATGGAGGCACGAAGTTCGAAATCCCCTTCcccaaatcataaaaaaaataaaaaataaaagtaacacAGAAAGGAAGTTTCCTTTCGACTTTTTTACTCCCATACAAAAACAATACATCAAGTAACCCTTGAGAATAATCAAAAGTAATTAGCAGGAGAAACTACACACGCAAATTTTTCTAGGCTTCGTTCTGCAATATCCACGAGCACTTATGTCACGATGCAGTTCTACCTTGCAATAAAAGTCACAAGCCTGAGGCATGCAGAATCCATTATCCCTCGGTATATTTTCACAGGTTTTGCCTGCAACCATCAAGACATATACGATATTAACGAGAAATTATACAAACCACCTTAAAGAAGTTATATAATttctgatttttcatttttcagaacaATAATGAAGTGATCAGATGGAAGTATGCTCAGTATATACAAGCTATTCATAGTGTTGTTGTTATTTCCAATTCCACGTAATGATATGACACATTTTAAATGATAGACAGATCATGCAATTGTGCAATAAGGCAAAATCTAGGACAAAAAACCATGCATTTTTCTCCTTATGAAATATATAGGTGTAGGGTTCTGtgaaaagtttaataaaatgtcATGCAGAATGAGAGTGTGACAGAGACAAACGCACATTCATGTTGAGCGAAGAGGGCAGCAAACACCAAGAAAAACAGAGCCAAACGAACGACAATGTTTTTTATGGTAACCATGATTCTTAAAACTTTATGTGCATGTGCAAAGATATGGGTATTAGTTTATATAGGGTTCCTGTTGTACATGGAAAACTCAAATTGGTTGCACATGGCACCTTGATCCTTAATTAAGGGTAATTTATCAGTTTtaccaaaaacaaatatcaaaatgGTCAGTAGATCAGGTAAATGCAAAATAGTAAACTCTTTTAGGTTGTCATTGATTCTAAACCACCTAATCAAACCAAGTAACCAACGTTTGTTTGCCTGTTTTCCAAATAAATATGAGCCTCCAGCTTCTTGTTTTACACAGCAAACCTCCTTGATAGATGACATCCGCAAGCTTTCCAACACCTAACTACATAATGCCTAAAGATTGAGAGATctgatgattttttatttaacgtaacatattttaagtgaatatttttaaaatagacttTCTATTTAATTggttaatataaaatactactaaaattGTGACATATATCAATTTATGCGACCTGAGATGACAATTTAAATCGAAGAGCAAGAATGACTTTTCCGATCAATCTAATTCCCCCGCCAACAATATACTCCTACTTAATTTGTAGATCAAGATGATACcacttctaaatttctaatttaaatacttgaaatttcaaataaataaaacaacattAACAAACAATACTTGAATTTTAACCTAGCTCATGCATTGTTTATGTTCTTTATTCATAGTCACTGAGACATAATATCCATGCGGTGTACAATGCAATGCAATATATAATTCTTATCAAGTGCATGCTGGAGGATTGATCATTAGCTTTAAAGGGATGGGAGGCCTTTTGTAGAGACTATGAGGGCCGAGGAAGAATCCCCAAGGACAGGGCTGA is a window from the Juglans regia cultivar Chandler chromosome 7, Walnut 2.0, whole genome shotgun sequence genome containing:
- the LOC108995358 gene encoding wall-associated receptor kinase-like 14, which encodes MVFFPLAIILLIVYPTASENSTGAGNSGSCKNYNSCGANQPVQYPFGFSRSCPIQLTCANNSDIRIGEFRVLNITSSSIIVDLPTECNRSIELIKPLFGTNYALTSGNSLLLQSCTSQSNACMVPTSFVRNLIDVKTCNSKSDNISCFADESKGKAEIMSYKNVTLKKCKFLFSSVLLHSDGNESLVSLQFQRVELGWWLEGKCNCSVDSDCTPVSTPGGKRGFRCMCKDGFSGDGFSSGSGCRKLSDCNSARYLSGHCGRMSRVSLLLGGIVAGACIMACLSMTCYFVRRRSTCLKNRMSTIRLLCEAAGNSSVPLYPYREIERATNCFSERQRLGTGAFGTVYAGKLQDDEWVAIKKIKYRDTNSIDQVLNEIKLLSSVSHPNLVRLLGCCIEEGEQILVYEFMPNGTLSEHLQRERGNGLPWTIRLTIAAETAHAIAYLHSAMNPPIYHRDIKSSNILLDHSFKSKVADFGLSRLGMTETSHISTAPQGTPGYVDPQYHQNFHLSDRSDVYSFGVVLLEIITALKVVDFGRPPSEVNLAALAIDRIGRDCVDEIIDPFLEPHRDAWTLYSVHKVAELAFRCLAFHSEMRPSMVEVAEELEHIRRSGWAFEENMCISFSVASSCSSPRNGSGKSLGGMTVGKAELGSRRSSIVSQANEALMVETKDSSPVSMHDPWLSEQSSPSTNSLLGNVVR